The proteins below are encoded in one region of Colias croceus chromosome 17, ilColCroc2.1:
- the LOC123699401 gene encoding probable H/ACA ribonucleoprotein complex subunit 1, translating into MAKLMIVALALVAVAVAHPGYGGGGQSYGGHDSGFGGSQGGFGGGHDSGFGGSQGGFGGGHGGSQGGFGGGHGGSQGGFGGGHGGSQGGLGGGHGGSQGGFGGHGSQGGFGQDSGFGGGHDSGFGGQGGHGHGHGHGHY; encoded by the exons ATGGCTAAACTTATG ATTGTTGCCTTAGCATTAGTTGCGGTTGCCGTAGCACACCcag GATACGGTGGTGGTGGCCAGAGCTACGGTGGACATGATTCTGGATTTGGCGGAAGCCAAGGTGGATTCGGCGGTGGCCACGATTCTGGATTTGGCGGAAGCCAAGGTGGATTCGGCGGTGGTCACGGAGGTAGCCAAGGCGGTTTCGGCGGCGGTCATGGAGGTAGCCAAGGTGGATTCGGAGGCGGTCACGGAGGTAGCCAAGGAGGACTCGGAGGCGGTCACGGAGGTAGCCAGGGCGGTTTCGGCGGTCACGGCAGCCAGGGAGGTTTCGGTCAAGATTCTGGCTTCGGCGGCGGTCACGATTCTGGATTCGGCGGACAGGGAGGACACGGACACGGTCACGGACACGGACACTACTAA